A part of Neovison vison isolate M4711 chromosome 6, ASM_NN_V1, whole genome shotgun sequence genomic DNA contains:
- the GORASP1 gene encoding Golgi reassembly-stacking protein 1 isoform X1 yields the protein MGASRRVTRLVPAVTVASAVGQVQENSPAQQAGLEPYFDFIITIGHSRLNKENDTLKALLKANVERPVKLEVFNMKTMKVREVEVVPSNMWGGQGLLGASVRFCSFRRASEHVWHVLDVEPSSPAALAGLRPYTDYVVGSDQILQESEDFFTLIESHEGKPLKLMVYNSESDSCREVTVTPNAAWGGEGSLGCGIGYGYLHRIPTQPPSHHKKPPDAPPPDALPPDAPPPDVLPSGAPPPGAPPPDTPPPDAPPPGPTPQDSPASSGLETGSRQDDYMEALLQAPSSFMEGQFSEPGSPSRGAPDLGGFPHPMETPLQPPPPVQRVMDPGFLDVSGISVLDSSNASVWPGLPSATELTSTGLSASGPEDVSSSGSHERGGEATWSGSEFEVSFPDSPGTQAQPDHLPQLTLPDSLISAASPEDGLSAELLEAQAEDEPASTESPECKAEAEGAGGQALLSTPE from the exons ATGGGGGCTTCTCGGAGAGTCACGAGGCTGGTGCCTGCTGTGACTGTGGCCTCTGCTGTGGGACAGGTGCAGGAGAACTCCCCAGCCCAGCAGGCAGGCCTGGAACCCTACTTTGATTTCATCATCACCATCGGGCACTCGAGGCTG AACAAGGAGAATGACACGCTGAAGGCCCTGCTGAAGGCCAATGTGGAGAGGCCTGTGAAGCTGGAGGTGTTTAACATGAAGACCATGAAGGTGCGGGAAGTGGAGGTGGTGCCCAGCAACATGTGGGGCGGCCAGGGCCTGCTGGGGGCCAGTGTGCGCTTCTGCAGCTTCCGCAGAGCCAGCGAGCACGTGTGGCACGTTCTG GACGTGGAACCCTCTTCACCTGCCGCCCTTGCTGGCCTGCGCCCATACACAGACTATGTGGTTGGCTCAGACCAGATCCTCCAGGAG TCCGAGGACTTCTTTACGCTTATCGAGTCCCATGAGGGGAAGCCCCTGAAGCTGATGGTTTACAACTCCGAATCCGACTCCTGCCGGGAGGTGACTGTAACTCCCAACGCAGCCTGgggtggagagggcag TCTGGGGTGTGGTATTGGCTACGGGTATCTGCACCGGATCCCAACCCAGCCTCCCAGCCACCACAAGAAGCCACCTGACGCCCCTCCACCGGACGCCCTGCCACCTGACGCCCCGCCACCTGACGTCTTGCCATCTGGTGCCCCGCCACCTGGTGCCCCGCCACCTGACACCCCGCCTCCTGATGCCCCGCCGCCTGGACCCACCCCTCAGGACTCTCCTGCCTCTTCAGGCCTGGAGACAGGCTCCAGGCAGGATGACTACATGGAG GCCCTGCTGCAGGCACCCAGCTCCTTCATGGAGGGACAGTTTTCTGAGCCTGGGAGTCCCAGCCGTGGTGCTCCAGACCTTGGGGGATTTCCACATCCCATGGAGACACCTCTTCAACCTCCACCTCCAGTGCAGCGTGTCATGGACCCAG GCTTCCTGGATGTGTCAGGTATCTCTGTCTTGGACAGCAGCAATGCCAGTGTCTGGCCCGGCCTGCCCTCTGCCACAGAGCTGACGTCCACGGGTCTCTCAGCCTCTGGCCCTGAGGACGTCTCCAGCAGCGGTTCTCACGAGCGTGGTG GTGAGGCCACATGGTCCGGATCAGAGTTTGAGGTCTCCTTCCCGGAcagcccaggcacccaggcacaaCCAGACCACCTGCCTCAGCTAACTCTTCCCGACAGCCTCATCTCGGCAGCCTCACCGGAAGACGGCCTGTCTGCTGAGCTGCTCGAAGCGCAGGCTGAGGATGAGCCGGCAAGCACAGAGAGCCCAGAGTgcaaggcagaggctgagggggCAGGTGGCCAGGCCCTGCTCTCCACCCCTGAATAA
- the GORASP1 gene encoding Golgi reassembly-stacking protein 1 isoform X3, translating to MKTMKVREVEVVPSNMWGGQGLLGASVRFCSFRRASEHVWHVLDVEPSSPAALAGLRPYTDYVVGSDQILQESEDFFTLIESHEGKPLKLMVYNSESDSCREVTVTPNAAWGGEGSLGCGIGYGYLHRIPTQPPSHHKKPPDAPPPDALPPDAPPPDVLPSGAPPPGAPPPDTPPPDAPPPGPTPQDSPASSGLETGSRQDDYMEALLQAPSSFMEGQFSEPGSPSRGAPDLGGFPHPMETPLQPPPPVQRVMDPGFLDVSGISVLDSSNASVWPGLPSATELTSTGLSASGPEDVSSSGSHERGGEATWSGSEFEVSFPDSPGTQAQPDHLPQLTLPDSLISAASPEDGLSAELLEAQAEDEPASTESPECKAEAEGAGGQALLSTPE from the exons ATGAAGACCATGAAGGTGCGGGAAGTGGAGGTGGTGCCCAGCAACATGTGGGGCGGCCAGGGCCTGCTGGGGGCCAGTGTGCGCTTCTGCAGCTTCCGCAGAGCCAGCGAGCACGTGTGGCACGTTCTG GACGTGGAACCCTCTTCACCTGCCGCCCTTGCTGGCCTGCGCCCATACACAGACTATGTGGTTGGCTCAGACCAGATCCTCCAGGAG TCCGAGGACTTCTTTACGCTTATCGAGTCCCATGAGGGGAAGCCCCTGAAGCTGATGGTTTACAACTCCGAATCCGACTCCTGCCGGGAGGTGACTGTAACTCCCAACGCAGCCTGgggtggagagggcag TCTGGGGTGTGGTATTGGCTACGGGTATCTGCACCGGATCCCAACCCAGCCTCCCAGCCACCACAAGAAGCCACCTGACGCCCCTCCACCGGACGCCCTGCCACCTGACGCCCCGCCACCTGACGTCTTGCCATCTGGTGCCCCGCCACCTGGTGCCCCGCCACCTGACACCCCGCCTCCTGATGCCCCGCCGCCTGGACCCACCCCTCAGGACTCTCCTGCCTCTTCAGGCCTGGAGACAGGCTCCAGGCAGGATGACTACATGGAG GCCCTGCTGCAGGCACCCAGCTCCTTCATGGAGGGACAGTTTTCTGAGCCTGGGAGTCCCAGCCGTGGTGCTCCAGACCTTGGGGGATTTCCACATCCCATGGAGACACCTCTTCAACCTCCACCTCCAGTGCAGCGTGTCATGGACCCAG GCTTCCTGGATGTGTCAGGTATCTCTGTCTTGGACAGCAGCAATGCCAGTGTCTGGCCCGGCCTGCCCTCTGCCACAGAGCTGACGTCCACGGGTCTCTCAGCCTCTGGCCCTGAGGACGTCTCCAGCAGCGGTTCTCACGAGCGTGGTG GTGAGGCCACATGGTCCGGATCAGAGTTTGAGGTCTCCTTCCCGGAcagcccaggcacccaggcacaaCCAGACCACCTGCCTCAGCTAACTCTTCCCGACAGCCTCATCTCGGCAGCCTCACCGGAAGACGGCCTGTCTGCTGAGCTGCTCGAAGCGCAGGCTGAGGATGAGCCGGCAAGCACAGAGAGCCCAGAGTgcaaggcagaggctgagggggCAGGTGGCCAGGCCCTGCTCTCCACCCCTGAATAA
- the GORASP1 gene encoding Golgi reassembly-stacking protein 1 isoform X2, whose product MGLGASAEQPAGGAEGFHLHGVQENSPAQQAGLEPYFDFIITIGHSRLNKENDTLKALLKANVERPVKLEVFNMKTMKVREVEVVPSNMWGGQGLLGASVRFCSFRRASEHVWHVLDVEPSSPAALAGLRPYTDYVVGSDQILQESEDFFTLIESHEGKPLKLMVYNSESDSCREVTVTPNAAWGGEGSLGCGIGYGYLHRIPTQPPSHHKKPPDAPPPDALPPDAPPPDVLPSGAPPPGAPPPDTPPPDAPPPGPTPQDSPASSGLETGSRQDDYMEALLQAPSSFMEGQFSEPGSPSRGAPDLGGFPHPMETPLQPPPPVQRVMDPGFLDVSGISVLDSSNASVWPGLPSATELTSTGLSASGPEDVSSSGSHERGGEATWSGSEFEVSFPDSPGTQAQPDHLPQLTLPDSLISAASPEDGLSAELLEAQAEDEPASTESPECKAEAEGAGGQALLSTPE is encoded by the exons GTGCAGGAGAACTCCCCAGCCCAGCAGGCAGGCCTGGAACCCTACTTTGATTTCATCATCACCATCGGGCACTCGAGGCTG AACAAGGAGAATGACACGCTGAAGGCCCTGCTGAAGGCCAATGTGGAGAGGCCTGTGAAGCTGGAGGTGTTTAACATGAAGACCATGAAGGTGCGGGAAGTGGAGGTGGTGCCCAGCAACATGTGGGGCGGCCAGGGCCTGCTGGGGGCCAGTGTGCGCTTCTGCAGCTTCCGCAGAGCCAGCGAGCACGTGTGGCACGTTCTG GACGTGGAACCCTCTTCACCTGCCGCCCTTGCTGGCCTGCGCCCATACACAGACTATGTGGTTGGCTCAGACCAGATCCTCCAGGAG TCCGAGGACTTCTTTACGCTTATCGAGTCCCATGAGGGGAAGCCCCTGAAGCTGATGGTTTACAACTCCGAATCCGACTCCTGCCGGGAGGTGACTGTAACTCCCAACGCAGCCTGgggtggagagggcag TCTGGGGTGTGGTATTGGCTACGGGTATCTGCACCGGATCCCAACCCAGCCTCCCAGCCACCACAAGAAGCCACCTGACGCCCCTCCACCGGACGCCCTGCCACCTGACGCCCCGCCACCTGACGTCTTGCCATCTGGTGCCCCGCCACCTGGTGCCCCGCCACCTGACACCCCGCCTCCTGATGCCCCGCCGCCTGGACCCACCCCTCAGGACTCTCCTGCCTCTTCAGGCCTGGAGACAGGCTCCAGGCAGGATGACTACATGGAG GCCCTGCTGCAGGCACCCAGCTCCTTCATGGAGGGACAGTTTTCTGAGCCTGGGAGTCCCAGCCGTGGTGCTCCAGACCTTGGGGGATTTCCACATCCCATGGAGACACCTCTTCAACCTCCACCTCCAGTGCAGCGTGTCATGGACCCAG GCTTCCTGGATGTGTCAGGTATCTCTGTCTTGGACAGCAGCAATGCCAGTGTCTGGCCCGGCCTGCCCTCTGCCACAGAGCTGACGTCCACGGGTCTCTCAGCCTCTGGCCCTGAGGACGTCTCCAGCAGCGGTTCTCACGAGCGTGGTG GTGAGGCCACATGGTCCGGATCAGAGTTTGAGGTCTCCTTCCCGGAcagcccaggcacccaggcacaaCCAGACCACCTGCCTCAGCTAACTCTTCCCGACAGCCTCATCTCGGCAGCCTCACCGGAAGACGGCCTGTCTGCTGAGCTGCTCGAAGCGCAGGCTGAGGATGAGCCGGCAAGCACAGAGAGCCCAGAGTgcaaggcagaggctgagggggCAGGTGGCCAGGCCCTGCTCTCCACCCCTGAATAA